From the Flavimarina sp. Hel_I_48 genome, one window contains:
- a CDS encoding MFS transporter, with amino-acid sequence MVVWGKLSDKYGRKPIIICGLIGFVIMQLLTGLATSLTMLYIARIFGGIFTSSVIPVNNAYLSDITSEKRRTKIMAWSGVAISSGVIFGPVIGGFLSQTDIHIRYSIGLLHLDRFSVPFLFVAILGLIVLFVVMKWLKNTARVDKFTTKKVSLRFTFTKYFIVLLVLSFVIQFVVTLFETAFSIYGKDELGFNSNQVGIGFMLCGSIMAVLQPVFATYGERFLSTKKQIALGLFISGLSLIAFPFFNNEILVYALIIVFAAGGAMVTPNLLSAVSLISNKDTGRNISIQSSTNSIGQILGPVLGTWLITGGFYYPFIISGIIVLVAISTLFFLKNPP; translated from the coding sequence GTGGTGGTTTGGGGAAAGCTTTCAGACAAATACGGTCGTAAACCCATTATTATTTGTGGACTAATCGGTTTTGTAATTATGCAATTACTTACTGGTCTGGCCACATCCTTGACAATGCTCTATATCGCTCGAATCTTTGGTGGTATTTTCACGTCTTCAGTTATTCCAGTTAACAACGCATATTTAAGCGATATTACTTCTGAAAAACGGAGAACAAAAATAATGGCTTGGTCTGGCGTTGCCATTAGCTCTGGGGTTATTTTCGGCCCTGTCATTGGTGGCTTTTTATCCCAAACTGACATTCATATAAGATATTCTATAGGTCTGCTGCATTTAGACCGATTTTCAGTCCCCTTTTTATTCGTTGCCATACTAGGATTAATTGTCCTTTTCGTTGTGATGAAATGGCTAAAGAACACCGCTCGTGTAGATAAGTTCACTACAAAAAAAGTAAGCTTGCGTTTCACATTTACTAAATATTTTATCGTATTACTGGTATTATCCTTTGTCATTCAATTTGTAGTGACTTTGTTTGAAACTGCTTTTTCAATCTATGGTAAAGATGAATTAGGGTTTAACAGTAATCAAGTCGGTATTGGTTTTATGCTATGTGGTTCAATAATGGCTGTTTTACAACCCGTGTTCGCTACTTACGGAGAGAGGTTTTTATCCACAAAGAAACAAATTGCTCTAGGGCTATTTATATCTGGATTATCCTTAATAGCCTTTCCATTTTTTAATAATGAAATTTTGGTATATGCATTAATCATTGTATTTGCTGCTGGAGGTGCTATGGTAACACCAAATTTGCTATCGGCCGTATCACTGATATCAAACAAAGATACTGGCAGGAACATATCTATCCAGAGCTCGACCAATAGCATTGGTCAGATTCTAGGCCCCGTTTTAGGAACGTGGCTGATTACAGGTGGTTTTTACTATCCTTTCATTATTTCCGGAATCATTGTTTTGGTTGCTATTAGCACTCTATTTTTTCTTAAAAATCCGCCATAA
- the merTP gene encoding mercuric transport protein MerTP: MAPNKTSNTAAYTGIFTAVGASICCITPVLALIAGTSGIASTFSWVEPFRPYLIGLTIIVLVFAWYQKLRPKTQEEIDCACEDDAKPSFWQSKRFLLIVTLFAALMLAFPYYSNLFYAQPAKDIVYVSQSNIKKQTFEVAGMTCAGCEAHVESEVNKLDGIISIKASYENANTIVEFDKTKTDLPTIRKAIESTGYKIIE, from the coding sequence ATGGCACCGAATAAAACTTCAAATACCGCGGCCTATACCGGCATTTTTACCGCAGTTGGAGCATCAATATGTTGTATAACCCCTGTCTTGGCATTAATTGCTGGAACAAGCGGAATTGCATCTACATTCTCTTGGGTCGAGCCATTTAGACCCTATCTTATCGGCTTGACCATTATTGTTTTGGTCTTTGCCTGGTACCAGAAACTACGACCGAAAACACAGGAAGAAATAGATTGCGCCTGTGAAGATGATGCGAAACCATCGTTTTGGCAATCCAAACGGTTCTTATTGATAGTAACACTATTCGCCGCATTGATGCTGGCCTTCCCGTACTATTCCAATCTATTTTATGCACAGCCCGCCAAGGATATCGTCTATGTCTCTCAATCCAATATCAAAAAACAGACTTTTGAAGTCGCTGGAATGACCTGTGCAGGTTGTGAGGCACACGTAGAAAGCGAAGTCAATAAATTGGACGGAATTATTTCTATCAAAGCCAGCTACGAAAATGCTAATACCATAGTGGAATTTGACAAGACCAAAACCGATTTGCCCACAATCCGAAAAGCTATAGAAAGCACGGGGTACAAAATAATAGAATAA
- a CDS encoding ArsR/SmtB family transcription factor: MSLEITCTRNEADKKQISRCKETIENSSGSLEAISKILSLAGSEVRLKILFLLNIENELCPCDIADILEMSVPAVSQHIRKMKDAGIITSRREGQTLYYSLVKSEDNVLNGIFNSISARKKTA, from the coding sequence ATGAGCTTGGAAATAACCTGTACACGGAACGAAGCAGACAAGAAGCAAATATCGAGATGTAAGGAAACCATAGAGAATTCTTCAGGTAGCTTAGAAGCAATAAGCAAAATTTTGTCTCTTGCGGGAAGCGAGGTACGACTGAAAATTCTATTTCTATTGAACATAGAGAATGAACTGTGTCCTTGCGATATTGCTGACATTCTTGAAATGAGTGTTCCTGCCGTATCCCAACATATCCGTAAAATGAAGGATGCGGGAATTATTACATCGAGACGTGAAGGGCAAACATTGTATTATTCGCTGGTAAAGAGTGAGGACAATGTTTTGAATGGAATTTTCAATTCAATTTCAGCAAGAAAGAAAACAGCTTAG
- a CDS encoding helix-turn-helix domain-containing protein: MPANIITTDDLREFKMELLDDIKNLLSKQATGKLKKYLKSSEVMDLLQVSPGTLQNLRINGTLPYTKVGGIIYYDAEEIQGVMTSNRVQHGLNS; encoded by the coding sequence ATGCCAGCAAATATTATTACCACCGACGACCTTCGAGAATTCAAAATGGAATTGCTTGATGACATTAAGAATCTTCTATCTAAACAAGCAACTGGAAAACTTAAGAAATATCTAAAATCTTCCGAAGTAATGGATTTGCTTCAAGTCAGTCCAGGGACATTACAGAATCTTCGCATAAACGGAACATTGCCATACACAAAAGTTGGGGGTATTATCTACTACGATGCCGAGGAAATTCAAGGCGTGATGACATCAAATCGTGTACAGCACGGTTTAAATTCTTAA
- a CDS encoding GDCCVxC domain-containing (seleno)protein — protein sequence MKIQLKSTITCPECGHKKAEEMPTTACQFFYECENCKTVLKPKEGDCCVFCSYGTVACPPIQENKNCC from the coding sequence ATGAAGATTCAATTAAAATCTACGATTACCTGTCCAGAATGCGGCCACAAAAAGGCTGAAGAAATGCCAACCACCGCCTGTCAATTCTTTTATGAATGTGAGAATTGCAAAACTGTTCTGAAACCAAAAGAAGGGGATTGTTGTGTATTCTGTTCTTATGGTACTGTGGCTTGTCCGCCGATTCAAGAAAATAAAAATTGTTGTTAA
- a CDS encoding conjugal transfer protein TraK, whose product MKTPYKNIYNVLKLNRFIVLAVVVCAFLASTFSVWMAFTTHKSAINSAFAINTDGSIIPLKLVTQKENFRVEALAHLELFHNYFYNIDASNYERNLEKALWLGNSSVDNLYRQKKADGVYNRLLQYSLVQKVLSIDSKIIENNGSYSFTTTTIFEINRGSIIDTYELVSTGNLIMVNRNFPNNPHGLLITDYFENTLKKLNNEN is encoded by the coding sequence ATGAAAACACCTTATAAGAATATTTACAATGTCCTAAAGTTGAATAGGTTTATCGTTTTAGCAGTCGTGGTATGTGCCTTTTTGGCTAGCACATTTTCCGTTTGGATGGCATTTACTACTCATAAAAGTGCGATAAACAGTGCCTTTGCCATCAATACCGACGGTAGTATAATTCCGCTTAAACTCGTTACCCAAAAAGAAAATTTCAGGGTTGAAGCTTTGGCACATTTAGAACTATTCCATAACTATTTCTACAATATCGATGCGAGCAACTATGAACGTAATTTGGAAAAAGCGCTTTGGTTGGGCAATAGTTCAGTTGACAACCTTTATCGCCAAAAGAAAGCGGATGGTGTTTATAACCGATTGTTGCAATATTCCTTGGTTCAGAAAGTGTTGAGTATTGATTCAAAGATAATTGAAAATAATGGTTCATATAGTTTCACTACGACCACCATTTTTGAAATCAATAGAGGTTCCATTATTGACACCTACGAACTGGTTTCAACTGGAAACCTCATAATGGTCAATCGGAACTTCCCAAACAATCCACACGGATTATTGATAACCGATTATTTTGAAAACACCTTAAAAAAACTTAACAATGAAAATTGA
- a CDS encoding N-acetylmuramoyl-L-alanine amidase, producing MKNLLKNVSFVILVLKMCFIFGQESTAQKRIIIDVGHGGKDAGAIGINDIQEKDVVLSIANEILKLNDDLEKPLDIYLTRYKDTLISLSDRTKLTKALNADLFVSLHCNHSDNPDARGIEVYASRKQEKFSKASVFMGYQIESALCEAIGYDSRGVKFTNFQVLRETADYCTAILIELGFLSNWDEESYISDNHNIERIALSILLSIQKSIEL from the coding sequence ATGAAAAATCTGCTCAAAAACGTCAGTTTTGTGATTTTGGTTCTAAAAATGTGCTTCATTTTTGGACAAGAATCGACTGCTCAAAAACGAATAATAATTGACGTTGGACACGGCGGAAAAGATGCTGGTGCAATTGGTATAAATGACATTCAAGAAAAAGATGTGGTTTTATCGATTGCAAATGAGATTTTAAAGTTAAATGACGACTTGGAAAAACCACTCGATATTTATTTGACCAGGTATAAAGACACTTTAATATCATTATCGGACAGGACTAAACTGACCAAAGCCTTAAATGCTGATTTGTTTGTGTCTTTGCATTGCAATCATTCCGATAATCCGGATGCAAGAGGTATTGAAGTTTACGCTTCAAGAAAACAAGAAAAATTCTCAAAAGCATCGGTTTTTATGGGCTATCAAATTGAAAGTGCACTTTGTGAAGCAATAGGCTATGATAGCAGAGGTGTGAAGTTTACGAACTTTCAGGTGCTAAGGGAAACAGCAGATTATTGTACTGCCATATTAATAGAATTGGGCTTTTTATCCAATTGGGATGAAGAAAGCTATATCTCAGACAACCATAATATTGAGCGTATCGCACTATCGATATTATTATCCATTCAAAAATCAATAGAATTATGA
- a CDS encoding TraG family conjugative transposon ATPase: MNKINLSAYQPITDIQDNIVFANNGNVVLCFEGNLPEIYSLSEKDFEDMHGAWFQALKSLPVGTVVHKQDIYLKKSYSSEQLPNKTFLEKATHEHFKGRTHIEHKCYLFFILTKNKALNNPKYVNPFRKVSKGIVQELDDNIKSFVNSVSDSVSFINNSRKMAFLPLKAEEIQKLTSSYFNGFNEGFDTDIILEKKSVNIGENHFDALAINSELCFGESVQSSKTNEKFTSDDFVFHQGFIDGLGLTLNENHIVNQIIYLDDKQKWRKLLDKKIEELNKSSNFGSQNKVVLGKIQHILDQINADDNARIIRGHLNIVYWAKEGKELDKITSKIKTEFKELDIIPYYPRGEERKNYILNSYCCFSSNFSNNDLYVTDLKHALCLFINNTNYKSDNTGIIFNDREHNIPVLKDVWDEKKKRIKARNFAIFAPTGEGKSFLANNILRQYFESGVRLVIIDLGGSYTKFAKLYPEKYTVLRYESGKNLGINPFYISHQDDLTPERLEDLSVFLFELFASDLKVTKAQSVSVKKILRHYYDNIPENHSLDGFYSFIERNQKDLLDTLKIHPDYFNVTSFLHVMSEYVGDGLYSFLFEVSEDQTYKIEDKRLIVFELDEVKDNKEILSVMLKLIKSAIQRTIWKNRAEKGIILFDEFAKQLKFENVLESVEFYYQAIRKQNGAIGIILQSINQLPNNSTSASILENTQVIYSLNNEKGYDELVKRLNLSSHDLNQLKSIKNNLSGPRKYTEMFIKIGRESNIFRLEVPKEVYAAYLTDGQENEEIMKLYNEHHDMEKAIIQFTSKT; this comes from the coding sequence ATGAACAAGATTAACCTTTCGGCATATCAACCCATTACGGATATTCAAGATAATATCGTATTTGCCAATAATGGCAATGTGGTATTATGTTTTGAAGGAAACCTACCCGAAATCTATTCTTTGTCCGAAAAGGATTTTGAAGATATGCACGGTGCTTGGTTTCAGGCTTTAAAATCTTTGCCTGTTGGAACAGTGGTTCACAAACAGGATATCTACCTGAAAAAATCCTATTCCTCGGAACAGCTTCCGAATAAAACCTTTTTAGAAAAAGCAACCCACGAACATTTTAAAGGCCGTACACACATAGAGCATAAATGTTATCTGTTCTTCATCCTGACCAAAAACAAGGCCCTCAACAATCCAAAATACGTCAATCCCTTCCGAAAGGTTTCAAAAGGAATTGTACAAGAACTGGATGACAATATCAAAAGCTTCGTCAATTCGGTAAGCGACTCTGTTTCCTTTATAAACAATAGCAGAAAAATGGCGTTCCTTCCGCTTAAAGCGGAAGAGATTCAGAAGCTCACTAGTTCCTATTTCAATGGATTCAACGAAGGCTTTGATACTGACATAATACTGGAAAAGAAAAGCGTCAATATTGGCGAAAACCATTTTGATGCCCTTGCCATCAATAGCGAACTGTGCTTTGGCGAAAGTGTACAGAGTAGCAAAACCAATGAGAAATTCACATCAGATGATTTTGTGTTTCATCAAGGGTTTATTGATGGTCTTGGGCTTACGCTTAATGAAAATCATATCGTCAACCAGATAATCTATCTCGATGATAAACAAAAGTGGCGCAAGCTGCTCGACAAGAAGATTGAGGAACTGAACAAGAGTTCCAATTTTGGTTCTCAAAACAAAGTGGTACTAGGCAAAATTCAGCATATTCTAGACCAAATCAATGCGGATGACAATGCACGGATTATACGTGGTCATCTCAATATTGTTTATTGGGCAAAAGAAGGCAAAGAGCTCGACAAGATAACCTCAAAAATAAAGACCGAATTTAAGGAATTGGATATCATCCCGTATTATCCAAGAGGCGAAGAACGTAAGAATTACATCCTAAATAGTTACTGCTGTTTCTCTTCCAACTTCTCAAATAATGATTTGTATGTGACAGATTTGAAGCACGCACTTTGCCTGTTCATCAACAATACAAACTATAAATCTGATAACACCGGAATCATCTTTAATGACCGTGAACATAACATTCCTGTCCTGAAGGATGTTTGGGATGAAAAGAAGAAACGCATCAAGGCAAGAAACTTTGCCATTTTTGCGCCAACAGGCGAAGGCAAATCCTTTTTGGCCAATAACATCCTGCGCCAATATTTTGAAAGTGGTGTTCGTCTCGTTATTATCGACTTGGGTGGCTCATACACCAAGTTTGCTAAACTCTATCCTGAAAAATATACAGTACTGCGTTATGAGAGCGGGAAGAATTTGGGCATTAATCCATTTTACATTAGTCATCAAGATGACCTCACTCCAGAACGTTTGGAAGATTTATCAGTTTTCCTATTCGAGCTGTTTGCTTCAGATTTAAAAGTTACAAAAGCTCAATCAGTTTCGGTCAAAAAGATACTGCGTCATTATTACGATAACATTCCAGAAAATCACTCTTTAGATGGTTTTTACAGCTTTATAGAAAGGAATCAGAAAGACCTTCTGGACACCTTAAAAATCCATCCCGATTACTTTAACGTCACGAGTTTTTTGCACGTAATGTCCGAGTATGTCGGTGATGGTCTATATAGTTTCCTTTTTGAAGTGAGCGAAGACCAGACGTACAAAATCGAGGACAAACGCTTGATAGTTTTTGAACTGGATGAAGTAAAGGACAATAAGGAAATCTTGTCTGTAATGTTGAAGCTGATAAAGTCAGCCATCCAAAGAACTATTTGGAAAAACCGTGCTGAAAAAGGTATCATCCTTTTCGACGAGTTTGCCAAGCAACTGAAGTTTGAAAATGTTCTGGAAAGCGTAGAATTCTACTATCAAGCCATACGTAAACAAAACGGTGCGATTGGGATTATTCTACAATCCATTAATCAATTGCCTAACAATTCAACTTCAGCCAGCATATTGGAAAATACGCAGGTCATTTACAGCCTTAACAATGAAAAAGGTTATGACGAACTGGTTAAAAGACTCAACCTTTCAAGCCACGATTTAAACCAATTAAAGTCCATCAAAAACAACCTTTCCGGACCACGGAAGTACACCGAAATGTTTATTAAAATCGGTAGGGAAAGTAACATATTCCGTCTTGAAGTTCCGAAGGAAGTCTATGCGGCTTACTTAACCGATGGTCAGGAAAACGAAGAAATAATGAAGCTCTACAACGAGCATCACGATATGGAAAAAGCAATAATTCAATTCACATCTAAAACATAA
- a CDS encoding copper-translocating P-type ATPase, whose protein sequence is MENHEQHKNNEMDHSKMDHSKMNHEKEDHSKMDHSKMKNGDGDHSGHNPGHGQMGHDHHKMMIADFRKRFWVTLVLTIPILFFSPMIQDFFGYEFLLPGNSYILFALSTIVYFYGGWPFLKGFVSEIKNGAPGMMTLISMAISVAYFYSSATVFGLRGVDFFWELSTLIAIMLVGHWIEMKSVLGASKALQLLVSMMPAEAHRVKGDTIEDIPLEDLLKNDVILVKPGEKVPADGIIVEGSSYLNESMLTGESKPVKKEEKDKVIGGSVNGNSTLKVKVEHTGKDSYLNKVITMVEEAQKTKSKMQNLSDRAAKWLTYIALAIGFGTLAVWLILGFPFVYALERMVTVMVIACPHALGLAIPLVVAISTAVSAQNGLLIRNRTAFEESRKISALLFDKTGTLTKGDFGVTRIKSVNASYSNDEILRLSSALEQSSEHPIAVGIIKKVKEDNITIPKPENFNAITGKGVEANVEGKQVKVVSPGYLRDEKITIPEDAYSDAAETVVFVLIEGQLAGYIALADEIRPESAEAIKIFKKNNIKVLMATGDNEKTAKAVSEKLGLDGYYAEVLPHQKVEIVEELQNKGEFVAMTGDGVNDAPALAKADVGIAVGSGTDVAAETADIILVNSNPQDIANLILFGKATYNKMIQNLIWATGYNVVAIPLAAGVLYSSGFVLGPAVGAVFMSLSTIIVAINAQLLKRKIGKK, encoded by the coding sequence ATGGAAAATCACGAGCAGCACAAAAACAACGAAATGGACCATTCGAAAATGGATCATTCTAAAATGAACCACGAAAAAGAAGATCATTCCAAAATGGATCATTCCAAAATGAAAAATGGAGATGGAGACCATTCGGGTCATAATCCGGGTCACGGACAAATGGGTCACGACCATCATAAAATGATGATTGCAGACTTTAGAAAACGGTTTTGGGTAACGCTAGTACTTACTATTCCAATATTGTTCTTCTCGCCAATGATTCAAGATTTTTTTGGGTATGAATTTTTACTTCCCGGAAATTCTTATATTCTTTTTGCGCTTTCTACCATTGTATATTTCTATGGCGGATGGCCTTTTCTTAAAGGATTTGTTTCCGAAATAAAGAATGGTGCACCTGGGATGATGACACTTATATCTATGGCAATAAGTGTCGCCTATTTCTACAGTTCTGCAACTGTCTTTGGTTTACGAGGAGTTGACTTTTTCTGGGAGCTGTCAACCCTAATTGCTATTATGCTTGTTGGTCATTGGATAGAAATGAAAAGTGTATTAGGCGCTTCAAAAGCATTACAACTTTTAGTTAGTATGATGCCTGCCGAAGCTCACAGGGTAAAAGGCGACACTATTGAAGATATACCACTTGAAGATTTGTTAAAAAATGACGTGATTTTGGTAAAGCCTGGAGAGAAAGTTCCAGCTGATGGTATCATAGTAGAAGGTTCAAGTTATTTAAACGAATCAATGCTTACAGGGGAGTCCAAGCCTGTGAAAAAAGAAGAAAAGGATAAGGTAATAGGTGGTTCAGTAAATGGCAATAGCACTTTGAAGGTAAAGGTGGAACATACAGGAAAAGACAGCTATCTCAATAAGGTTATTACGATGGTTGAGGAAGCACAAAAGACCAAATCTAAAATGCAAAACCTTTCCGATAGGGCAGCAAAATGGTTGACTTATATAGCTTTGGCTATTGGTTTTGGTACGTTGGCAGTTTGGCTGATTTTAGGCTTTCCGTTTGTGTATGCATTAGAAAGAATGGTTACCGTTATGGTCATCGCTTGTCCACACGCATTGGGTCTTGCAATTCCTCTTGTAGTTGCCATTTCTACTGCTGTATCTGCACAAAATGGATTATTAATCCGTAATAGAACTGCCTTTGAAGAATCACGTAAGATATCCGCCTTACTATTTGACAAAACAGGGACTTTGACCAAAGGGGACTTTGGCGTTACTCGAATCAAATCTGTAAATGCGTCCTATTCAAACGATGAAATCTTAAGACTGTCAAGTGCGTTGGAACAAAGTTCAGAACATCCAATTGCTGTTGGGATTATTAAAAAAGTTAAAGAAGACAATATTACAATCCCAAAGCCTGAAAACTTTAATGCGATCACTGGTAAAGGTGTAGAGGCAAATGTAGAAGGAAAGCAAGTAAAAGTGGTTAGTCCTGGTTATTTAAGGGATGAAAAAATAACTATTCCTGAAGATGCTTATAGTGACGCTGCTGAAACTGTTGTATTTGTATTAATTGAAGGACAACTAGCAGGATACATTGCGCTTGCTGATGAAATAAGACCTGAATCTGCGGAAGCTATAAAAATATTTAAAAAGAATAATATCAAAGTTTTGATGGCAACTGGGGATAACGAAAAAACAGCCAAAGCTGTGAGTGAAAAATTAGGGTTGGATGGCTATTATGCCGAAGTGCTACCACACCAAAAAGTAGAAATTGTAGAAGAGTTGCAAAACAAAGGAGAGTTTGTGGCTATGACTGGAGATGGCGTAAACGATGCGCCCGCACTTGCCAAAGCTGATGTAGGAATCGCTGTTGGTTCTGGTACTGATGTAGCCGCCGAAACAGCCGATATTATATTGGTAAATAGCAATCCACAAGATATTGCAAACCTAATTTTGTTCGGAAAGGCTACATACAATAAAATGATTCAGAACCTAATATGGGCAACTGGGTATAATGTGGTGGCCATTCCATTAGCTGCAGGTGTTCTATACTCTTCCGGCTTTGTTTTGGGACCAGCTGTAGGAGCGGTATTTATGAGTTTGAGTACAATTATAGTGGCTATTAATGCGCAATTATTGAAGCGAAAAATCGGTAAAAAATAA
- a CDS encoding RteC domain-containing protein has product MHKLIHIILDNYKEEIKIVEESNLGDFNNVEKGISISRRYLQKLRICVRENEFVDQQNEIIFFKKHKPYIYSRLKFYAQLYNFLINRPAGTIKSQEEFIDSEINRLQESNRRNIDFIKYYREDSELLDEFYFLRGHDKISLVSDTSHFYTDAEFSTSHDSAIAKIMAYDLLISHYVGELSYLRDLSYSKPNKLNTLSNGERLGWTASKTDLIELIYALQASGAIKSGTAGIKEMASACEDIFELKLGNVYRTFLEIRERKIDQTKFIDRLKSTLLRRMEETDG; this is encoded by the coding sequence ATGCACAAGCTAATTCATATAATACTAGACAATTATAAAGAGGAAATAAAAATAGTTGAGGAATCTAACCTTGGCGATTTCAATAATGTTGAAAAAGGTATTTCCATTTCAAGACGATATTTACAAAAGTTACGAATATGTGTTAGGGAAAATGAATTCGTGGATCAACAGAACGAAATAATATTCTTTAAAAAACATAAGCCTTACATCTACAGCAGATTAAAATTTTATGCCCAACTCTATAATTTTTTAATAAATAGGCCTGCGGGAACAATAAAATCCCAAGAAGAATTTATAGATTCAGAAATAAATAGGCTTCAAGAAAGCAATAGACGAAATATAGACTTTATCAAATATTACAGAGAGGATTCTGAACTTTTAGATGAATTTTATTTTTTACGCGGACACGACAAAATTAGCTTGGTTTCTGACACATCACACTTTTATACTGATGCAGAATTTTCTACAAGCCACGATAGCGCTATTGCAAAAATTATGGCATATGACCTTCTAATTAGCCACTACGTTGGGGAATTAAGTTATTTAAGAGACCTCTCCTACAGTAAACCCAATAAATTGAACACTTTATCAAATGGTGAGCGACTTGGTTGGACAGCCTCAAAAACAGACCTCATTGAATTGATTTATGCCTTACAGGCATCTGGGGCAATAAAAAGTGGTACCGCTGGCATTAAAGAAATGGCTTCAGCTTGTGAGGATATATTTGAACTCAAACTCGGAAATGTATATAGAACTTTTCTAGAAATTAGAGAACGAAAAATTGACCAAACCAAGTTTATCGATAGACTAAAATCAACACTTTTAAGGCGAATGGAAGAAACGGACGGATAA
- a CDS encoding ATP-binding protein codes for MDNPSKITEGGVEYSLGKFDGKSVLYDFDKILIYLDAKGKLLFGKQFRIYDEDTVIIRKLCHYFINDEENCLKDDIDPDKGILLSGPVGCGKTTLMKLLRYIVPMQRPYEMIPCRNVTFSFNHLGFKTVEEYGNTKFYCFDDLGVEPSGRFYGKDLNVMGEVLLSRYELYLQTKHKIKTHATTNLNAEELEERYGNRVRSRMRELFNLIAFDTKAGDKRK; via the coding sequence ATGGACAACCCCTCTAAAATTACCGAAGGTGGCGTGGAATACTCGCTCGGAAAGTTTGATGGTAAAAGCGTTCTCTACGATTTTGACAAAATCTTGATTTACTTGGATGCAAAGGGAAAGTTGCTCTTTGGCAAACAATTTAGAATCTATGATGAGGACACGGTTATCATCCGCAAACTATGCCATTATTTCATCAATGATGAAGAAAATTGTCTGAAAGATGATATCGATCCTGACAAGGGCATACTTCTTTCAGGGCCTGTAGGGTGTGGAAAGACCACTTTGATGAAACTACTGCGATACATTGTGCCAATGCAACGACCATATGAAATGATTCCCTGCCGAAACGTAACCTTCAGTTTTAATCATTTAGGCTTTAAAACCGTTGAAGAATATGGTAACACCAAATTTTACTGTTTTGATGATTTAGGCGTGGAACCGTCTGGCAGATTCTACGGAAAGGATCTTAATGTGATGGGCGAAGTGCTTTTATCTCGATACGAGCTGTACTTACAAACCAAACACAAAATCAAGACCCACGCCACCACCAATCTCAATGCTGAAGAACTGGAAGAACGCTATGGTAATCGTGTGCGTAGCCGAATGCGAGAACTTTTTAATTTGATTGCTTTTGATACTAAAGCTGGGGATAAACGGAAGTGA